The Allochromatium tepidum genome has a window encoding:
- a CDS encoding GNAT family N-acetyltransferase/peptidase C39 family protein, translated as MSTPSDSRPFAIRPAVLSDLSALLRLENACFDGDRISRRQFRYLLTRGRASTLVAEADGELLGYVLVLFSRATSVARLYSIAISEPARGRGIGRALVAAAEQATWEQERAYMRLEIRRDNLASQRLFERAGYRRFGVLSDYYEDHMEALRYEKAMAPGLKPELKRVPFYEQTLDFTCGPSSLMMAMQALRPSLELNRTLELRIWRESTTIFMTSGHGGCGPLGLALAAQRRNFAVEVYVNDTGVLLVDSVRSPEKKEVMRLVHEDMLAEAEQCGIPIHYQTLGIQDIQQRWDAGAVPLVLISSYRIYGEKFPHWVVITGFDEHFVYVHDPYVDTANGETTIDSIDMPIRRDEFTRMARYGRVGLQAVVLVSDQ; from the coding sequence GTGTCAACGCCATCCGACAGCCGGCCCTTCGCCATCCGTCCCGCCGTCCTCAGTGATCTGAGCGCCCTGCTGCGTCTGGAGAACGCCTGTTTCGACGGCGACCGCATCAGCCGGCGCCAGTTTCGCTATCTGCTCACGCGCGGACGGGCGAGTACCCTGGTGGCGGAGGCCGACGGCGAGCTGCTGGGCTATGTGCTGGTGCTCTTCAGCCGCGCCACCTCGGTCGCCCGGCTCTATTCGATCGCCATCAGCGAGCCGGCGCGCGGACGCGGGATCGGTCGCGCCCTGGTGGCCGCCGCCGAGCAGGCGACCTGGGAGCAGGAACGCGCCTATATGCGTCTGGAGATCCGGCGCGACAACCTGGCCTCGCAACGGCTGTTCGAGCGCGCGGGCTATCGACGCTTTGGCGTGCTCTCGGACTATTACGAAGACCACATGGAGGCGCTGCGCTACGAGAAGGCGATGGCACCCGGCCTCAAGCCCGAGCTCAAGCGCGTGCCCTTCTACGAGCAGACCCTGGACTTCACCTGCGGCCCCTCGTCGCTGATGATGGCCATGCAGGCACTGCGCCCGAGTCTGGAGCTCAACCGCACCCTGGAATTGCGCATCTGGCGCGAGTCGACCACCATCTTCATGACCTCGGGGCACGGCGGCTGTGGTCCGCTCGGGCTGGCGCTGGCGGCCCAGCGCCGGAACTTCGCCGTCGAGGTCTATGTCAACGACACCGGCGTACTGCTGGTCGACTCGGTACGCAGTCCCGAGAAGAAGGAAGTCATGCGTCTGGTCCACGAGGACATGCTCGCCGAGGCCGAACAGTGCGGCATCCCGATCCACTACCAAACGCTCGGCATCCAGGATATCCAGCAGCGCTGGGATGCCGGCGCCGTGCCCCTGGTGCTCATCAGCTCCTATCGCATCTATGGCGAGAAGTTTCCACACTGGGTCGTGATCACCGGCTTCGACGAGCATTTCGTCTACGTCCACGATCCCTATGTCGACACCGCCAACGGCGAGACCACCATCGACTCCATCGACATGCCGATCCGGCGCGACGAATTCACCCGCATGGCCCGCTATGGCCGGGTCGGGCTGCAAGCCGTCGTGCTCGTCTCCGATCAATAA
- the argE gene encoding acetylornithine deacetylase produces the protein MTTQAPPLKTMLEGLIGTLSVSSVTPAFDHSNEPLVTLLAGWLESAGFRAEILPVPGHPGKFNLLGTLGSGPGGLVLSGHTDTVPFDAPLWTHDPLKLTEADGRYYGLGTSDMKSFFALALEAARSFRAADLKCPLMILATADEESAMHGARALAEAGRPLGRHAVIGEPTNLRPVRLHKGVMGEAVRLIGRSGHASDPNLGNNALDGMHEVMSALMAWRAELQQAHRHPAFPVPYPTVNLGHIHAGDNPNRICGECDLHLDLRVLPGMDPADLRAALAERVAEVGRRRGLQWSVEPLFTPIPPAETPATAAIVRACESLTGHTAEAVSFGTEMPFLNRLGMETLILGPGDIAQAHQPDEFLALDRIPPTLELLRALIRRFCVEGEAAVD, from the coding sequence ATGACCACACAGGCCCCACCACTCAAGACCATGCTCGAAGGGTTGATCGGCACGCTCTCGGTGAGCAGCGTCACGCCCGCTTTCGATCACAGCAACGAGCCGCTGGTCACGCTGCTGGCCGGCTGGCTGGAGAGCGCCGGATTCCGCGCCGAGATCCTGCCGGTCCCCGGACATCCGGGCAAGTTCAACCTGCTCGGCACGCTCGGCTCCGGCCCCGGCGGTCTGGTGCTGTCGGGCCACACGGATACCGTCCCCTTCGACGCCCCGCTCTGGACCCATGATCCGCTCAAGCTGACCGAGGCCGACGGGCGCTATTACGGGCTGGGCACTTCGGACATGAAGTCGTTCTTCGCGCTGGCACTGGAGGCGGCACGCTCCTTCCGCGCGGCGGATCTCAAGTGCCCGCTGATGATCCTGGCCACCGCCGACGAGGAATCGGCCATGCACGGCGCGCGCGCCCTAGCCGAAGCGGGACGCCCGCTCGGACGTCATGCCGTCATCGGAGAGCCGACCAATCTGCGGCCGGTGCGTTTGCACAAGGGGGTGATGGGGGAGGCGGTACGGCTGATCGGGCGCAGCGGTCATGCCAGCGATCCGAACCTGGGCAACAATGCGCTCGATGGGATGCACGAGGTCATGTCGGCACTCATGGCCTGGCGCGCCGAATTGCAGCAGGCGCATCGGCATCCGGCCTTCCCGGTCCCCTACCCCACCGTCAACCTGGGCCACATCCACGCCGGCGACAATCCCAACCGCATCTGCGGCGAGTGCGATCTGCATCTGGATCTACGTGTCCTGCCCGGCATGGACCCGGCGGATCTGCGTGCTGCGCTGGCGGAGCGCGTCGCCGAGGTCGGCCGGAGGCGCGGACTCCAGTGGTCGGTCGAGCCGCTGTTCACACCGATTCCGCCCGCCGAGACACCCGCGACGGCCGCCATCGTGCGTGCCTGCGAGTCGCTCACCGGACACACGGCCGAGGCGGTCAGCTTCGGCACCGAGATGCCGTTCCTGAACCGGCTCGGGATGGAAACCCTGATCCTGGGACCGGGCGACATCGCCCAGGCCCATCAGCCCGATGAGTTCCTGGCACTCGATCGCATCCCGCCGACGCTGGAGCTACTGCGTGCCCTCATCCGGCGTTTCTGTGTCGAGGGCGAGGCCGCAGTAGACTGA
- a CDS encoding RimK family protein, with the protein MAEHLLLVEQPGDWKPGFPRLPVVTARDYLAGGELASKRDLRVINLCRSYRYLSLGYYCSLLAEARGHKVIPTVRTIQELSSRELYDLATEELNTLAQRLLGRRKTSALVPTAYELTICFGQCDVKELQPLARLIFETFRCPILKVEFRLHGTWRIGAIKALPIMAVANEAESPLFTALEGYLSKRWRQPRARLSYRYDLAILYDPDEDLPPSDPKALARFVKAGKSRGVNVELIQRKDYSRLAEYDALFIRETTRIGHHTFRFAKKADSEGMVVIDDPDSILRCTNKVYLDELLAAHRIPRPKTLVLRKENLLEAEERIGYPVVLKIPEGSFSRGVHKAEDRASLTRIAARLFKESDLILAQEYLYTPFDWRIGILGRKPFYACKYLMSRDHWQIVKHESDGRHVEGGYETFAIEDVPPAVVRTALKAADLIGDGLYGVDLKETPTGPVVIEVNDNPSLDAGVEDRVLGDALYVRLIAEFVQRLDRRRQAKADK; encoded by the coding sequence ATGGCTGAACATCTGTTGTTGGTCGAACAGCCGGGCGACTGGAAGCCCGGTTTTCCGCGTCTGCCGGTGGTCACGGCGCGCGACTATCTGGCCGGCGGCGAGCTGGCGTCGAAACGCGATCTGCGCGTCATCAATCTCTGCCGCAGTTATCGCTATCTCTCGCTCGGCTATTACTGCTCGTTGCTGGCCGAGGCGCGCGGTCACAAGGTCATTCCGACGGTGCGCACCATCCAGGAGCTGTCCAGCCGCGAGCTCTACGACCTGGCGACCGAGGAGCTCAACACCCTGGCGCAACGTCTACTCGGGCGGCGTAAGACCAGTGCGCTCGTCCCGACGGCCTATGAGCTGACGATCTGCTTCGGTCAGTGCGACGTCAAGGAGTTGCAGCCGCTGGCGCGCTTGATCTTCGAGACCTTCCGTTGCCCGATCCTCAAGGTCGAGTTCCGGTTGCACGGCACTTGGCGTATCGGTGCGATCAAGGCGCTGCCGATCATGGCCGTGGCCAACGAGGCCGAGAGTCCGCTGTTCACGGCGCTCGAGGGCTATCTGTCCAAGCGCTGGCGTCAGCCGCGTGCGCGCCTGTCCTATCGCTACGATCTGGCCATCCTCTACGATCCGGATGAGGATCTGCCGCCTTCCGATCCCAAGGCGCTCGCCCGCTTCGTCAAGGCCGGCAAGAGCCGGGGCGTCAACGTCGAACTCATCCAGCGCAAGGACTACAGCCGGCTCGCCGAGTACGATGCGCTCTTCATCCGCGAGACCACCCGCATCGGGCACCATACCTTCCGCTTCGCCAAGAAGGCCGACAGCGAGGGCATGGTCGTCATCGACGATCCGGACTCCATCCTGCGCTGCACCAACAAGGTCTATCTGGACGAGCTCCTGGCCGCGCACCGCATCCCCCGGCCCAAGACGCTGGTGCTGCGCAAGGAGAATCTGCTGGAGGCCGAGGAGCGGATCGGCTATCCGGTGGTGCTCAAGATCCCCGAGGGTTCCTTCTCGCGCGGCGTCCACAAGGCCGAGGACCGGGCGAGTCTGACCCGTATCGCTGCCCGGCTGTTCAAGGAGTCCGATCTGATCCTGGCGCAGGAATATCTCTATACCCCCTTCGATTGGCGCATCGGCATCCTCGGGCGCAAACCCTTCTATGCCTGCAAGTATCTGATGAGCCGCGATCACTGGCAGATCGTCAAGCATGAGAGCGACGGGCGTCATGTCGAGGGCGGTTATGAGACGTTCGCCATCGAGGACGTTCCGCCGGCGGTCGTGCGCACCGCGCTCAAGGCGGCGGATCTGATCGGGGACGGACTCTATGGCGTGGATCTCAAGGAGACGCCCACTGGTCCGGTCGTGATCGAGGTCAACGACAATCCCAGTCTGGACGCCGGGGTCGAGGATCGGGTGCTGGGCGATGCGCTCTACGTGCGCTTGATCGCCGAGTTCGTCCAGCGGCTCGACCGGCGGCGTCAGGCCAAAGCGGACAAATAG
- the hisD gene encoding histidinol dehydrogenase has translation MTDIQRLSTSDSDFDRRLDGRLAWESVSDDRVQQIVAEIIREVRARGDAALLEYTTRFDRWTPATPADLELPRARLEQAWNAIPVEQRQALEAAAERIRAYAEHQKLAGWSYRDPDGTLLGQQVTPLDRAGLYVPGGKAAYPSSVLMNAIPAKVAGVAELIMVVPTPDGELNELVLAAAHVAGVDRAFAVGGAQAVAALAYGTETIPGVDKIVGPGNIYVATAKRAVFGQVGIDMVAGPSEILVICDGRTDPDWIAMDLFSQAEHDEDAQSILVSWDAGFLDRVAASIDRLLPTMERAPIIEAALRARGALILARDLDDAIAVANHIAPEHLELSVADPESIVGRIRHAGAIFMGRYTAEAFGDYCAGPNHVLPTSRTARFSSPLGVYDFQKRSSLIMASAEGSARLARTASVLARGEGLTAHARSAEYRGDFEA, from the coding sequence GTGACCGATATCCAACGTCTCTCCACTTCGGACTCAGATTTCGACCGCCGTCTCGATGGGCGGCTGGCCTGGGAGTCGGTCTCCGATGATCGGGTCCAGCAGATCGTCGCCGAGATCATTCGTGAGGTGCGCGCGCGGGGTGATGCCGCGTTGCTCGAATACACCACGCGCTTCGATCGCTGGACGCCGGCGACGCCCGCCGATCTGGAGCTGCCGCGCGCGCGTCTGGAACAGGCCTGGAACGCCATTCCGGTCGAGCAGCGTCAGGCGCTCGAGGCCGCTGCCGAACGCATCCGCGCCTATGCCGAGCATCAGAAGCTCGCCGGCTGGAGTTATCGCGATCCGGACGGCACCCTGCTCGGTCAGCAGGTCACGCCGCTGGATCGTGCCGGACTCTATGTCCCCGGCGGCAAGGCGGCCTATCCGTCCTCGGTGTTGATGAATGCCATTCCGGCCAAGGTCGCGGGTGTGGCCGAGCTGATCATGGTGGTGCCGACACCGGACGGTGAGTTGAACGAGCTGGTGCTGGCGGCGGCGCATGTCGCGGGTGTCGACCGGGCCTTTGCCGTCGGCGGGGCGCAGGCGGTGGCTGCGCTCGCCTATGGAACCGAGACCATTCCGGGCGTCGACAAGATCGTGGGGCCGGGTAACATCTATGTCGCCACCGCCAAGCGCGCCGTCTTCGGTCAGGTCGGGATCGACATGGTCGCCGGTCCGTCCGAGATCCTGGTGATCTGCGACGGCCGGACGGATCCGGACTGGATCGCCATGGATCTATTCTCGCAGGCCGAGCACGACGAGGATGCCCAATCGATCCTGGTGAGCTGGGACGCCGGGTTCCTCGATCGGGTGGCGGCGAGCATCGACCGGCTACTGCCGACCATGGAGCGTGCGCCCATCATCGAAGCGGCCTTGCGCGCACGCGGGGCGCTGATCCTGGCGCGCGACCTGGACGACGCCATCGCGGTCGCCAACCACATTGCGCCCGAGCATCTGGAACTCTCGGTCGCCGATCCCGAATCGATCGTCGGGCGTATCCGTCATGCCGGGGCCATCTTCATGGGGCGCTATACCGCCGAGGCGTTCGGCGACTACTGCGCCGGCCCCAATCACGTCCTGCCGACCTCACGCACGGCGCGCTTTTCCTCGCCGCTCGGGGTCTATGACTTCCAGAAACGCTCCAGCCTGATCATGGCCTCAGCCGAAGGCTCGGCGCGACTGGCCCGGACCGCCTCGGTGCTGGCGCGCGGCGAGGGGCTGACGGCTCACGCCCGTTCGGCCGAGTATCGCGGAGACTTCGAGGCATGA
- the hisC gene encoding histidinol-phosphate transaminase, translated as MNARIESLVRPEIRALRAYHVPESAGLIKLDAMENPYTWPEALQADWLETLRGLELNRYPDPKGHALQAALREAMEIPEDMGLLLGNGSDELIQMLALTVAAPGRKILSVDPGFVMYRMIGLFAGMDYVGVPLQAEDFSIDLPAVLEAIEREQPALVYLAYPNNPTGNRFDADDMVRIIEAAPGLVIVDEAYAPFTDSSFMGLVGDWDNLLVMRTVSKMGLAGLRLGYLVGPPDWLAEIDKVRLPYNVNVLTQVSAAFALKHKAVFDEQTRTIRAERTRLQDALHRIPGLHPYPSEANFILTRVPEGRAGALFDGLKQAGILIKNLDGTHPLLADCLRFTVGTPEENAALVTALESLLTTS; from the coding sequence ATGAACGCACGCATCGAGTCCCTGGTCCGCCCCGAGATCCGCGCGCTCAGGGCCTATCACGTCCCAGAGTCGGCCGGACTGATCAAACTGGATGCCATGGAGAATCCCTACACCTGGCCGGAAGCGCTCCAGGCCGACTGGCTGGAGACGTTGCGCGGGCTGGAACTCAACCGCTATCCGGATCCGAAGGGACACGCGCTCCAGGCGGCCTTGCGCGAGGCGATGGAGATCCCGGAGGACATGGGACTCTTGCTCGGCAACGGCTCCGATGAGCTGATCCAGATGCTGGCGCTCACGGTCGCCGCGCCTGGACGCAAGATCCTCTCGGTCGATCCGGGCTTCGTCATGTACCGGATGATCGGCCTGTTCGCCGGTATGGACTATGTCGGGGTGCCGCTCCAGGCCGAGGATTTTTCGATCGACCTGCCGGCGGTGCTGGAGGCCATCGAGCGCGAGCAGCCGGCGCTGGTCTATCTGGCCTATCCCAACAATCCGACCGGCAACCGTTTCGATGCCGACGACATGGTGCGCATTATCGAAGCCGCGCCCGGTTTGGTCATCGTCGACGAGGCTTATGCACCCTTCACCGATTCGAGCTTCATGGGGCTGGTCGGCGACTGGGACAATCTGCTGGTGATGCGCACCGTCTCCAAGATGGGGCTGGCCGGGCTGAGGCTCGGGTATCTGGTCGGCCCGCCCGACTGGCTGGCCGAGATCGACAAGGTCCGGTTGCCCTACAACGTCAATGTGCTGACCCAGGTCTCAGCGGCCTTCGCGTTGAAGCACAAAGCCGTGTTCGACGAGCAGACGCGGACCATCCGCGCCGAACGCACCCGGCTCCAGGACGCGCTGCACCGGATCCCCGGACTGCATCCCTATCCGAGCGAGGCCAATTTCATCCTCACGCGCGTTCCCGAAGGACGTGCCGGTGCGCTCTTCGATGGACTCAAGCAGGCCGGTATCCTGATCAAGAATCTCGACGGCACGCATCCGCTATTGGCCGACTGCCTGCGCTTCACGGTCGGCACGCCCGAGGAGAACGCCGCCCTGGTGACGGCTCTGGAGTCGCTACTGACGACTTCCTGA